TTTTTTATTCTCATTTTTTGGTTCTCTCATGACTGGACATTACTATTTTTTTCAGAATGATCGTATAGAAATCCTGCAAATTGTTAAGTAAAACTTAAATAGTGCGAAAATACGGCCAAATTGCCATTTTTCCAATCCACACAGAAGCCCCAGAATCCACGATCTCCTCTTCATTCGATATAATCATCGTCCGGAAAAAAGAGGGCATTCTCGTGCCTTTATATCGATGCTATTTGGGCTTTGATCGGCGTAAAAACGATGTATTGGCGTTCTTTGAAACGGCGTTTTAGAACCGGGTGAAAATGGAGAAAATAAGCCCTAATTGACGTTTTCCGGGTAGAGAGAAACAAGAGCCGTCTTCGAAATGTTCAGGCTTTTAGTACTCTCATTAAGTGTAATCTCATGACCCGCTCGATCCTATGAAGCCCATAATCAGTACACAAGCTATAGCAAAGATTACAAGGAATACAATTGCAGATATTGCAATTTTATAATAATTTACCATCTCTCCAAAACCACTGTAAAAATATTCTCCGGCGGCTTAATTCCTTTTAATCCTGAAAAGTATCGCCAGTCCTATACTTATAATTATAATAAAATATGATAAAGGAGACTCTTTTTCTTCGGGCGTCATGATTATGTTGAACTCCACATCGGTGCTCTCGAAGCTTTCCATACTTTTATACTTCTGATAACCTTCTTTTTCTGCCGTAATCATAAGTTCAGGACCGTAAACATCCTCAATCAGGTAGTTACCGTTAATATCCGTAACGTTGCTCGATCCCATATACACATCGAGATATTTGTAGAACGAAGAATTTATCTGAACCTGACAATTATCTACAGGTTCCCCGTTCGAATCCGTGACCTGTCCGTAGACTGTAAACTGCATCGAATATCGTGGATTTACCGGAGGCCCGATTATTATAGTGAATTCGGTAGTTTCAGATACTGAATTGCCTTTTTCGTCCCATGCCGTAACTACTATCGATCTTTCACCGCTGCTGTCGATTCTGATCTCTTCGTCGATTTCATTGAAAGGCTCCTCTACTTCGACGGTTTCCCATCCGCTGTCAAGGGTGACTCTCGTTATTTTATATGTCGAAGAGATGTTCGCAAGTACCCTGACCTGGTGGGGAACGACGTCGCTATGGAACTTAGAACCATTAGCCGGAGAGGCGATGATGATCGATATGGGATGATCTTCACTTGGGGAAGAAAACGCCGAAACCGGATGGTTTGCAAAGATTAATAATAATATTACTAAAAAAAGAAGTTTTGATTTCATTTTACTCTCCTCATATAATTGAACTCTCATTCAGCCCGAAGGTGTTGAATCAAATGGATCAATTGTTCCATCATTGTCATAATCTCCCCATCCGATGAAGCATCTGGTGGATGTACTTATTACTGATGTTGCCGTGTGATCTCTCATTACGCTAGGAGTTGACGAAAGACATGTTACGTGATTAGTATTAGTATACATATCATGCATCGGACTTACTGCCAGTATACTGGATTGTCCGCAATAACTAGATTCTGCATATTCATCAAGGGCTCCATAGAGATGCAAAGATTCATGTTCATAGCTTCCGGGGACAGAGGGTACACTTCCGGAACCTGTTCTTCCCCAATATGAAATTGCAGTTTTGTCTGCATAGCCCTTATCTGGTCCGACGGCGTATGCACCCCAGTCATCATGAGTAAAATAAAGTAAAATAACCGAATCTGCACCAGACCAGCTTTTAACTGAGCGTGCAAGGTCATCGGTTGTACGCCCATCGTTATTAACATCTGTGTACCCTATGTTTTCTGCTGCTTCTTCCATCCAGCCATTTGGATCCCAGGCATCACTATTATCTCCGGTATTTGCACCCGATACCGTTACTGTATAAAATCCGCCGTCATTTACTGCATTGGCAGACGATGGTGCCTGTAGTCTGATGGAATTCGTTCCTATAGATGCATCGTTCATTGCGTCAGTTCTATCCGCTGTAGTCCATGCACCTTCACTGCTTGGATTTTGGAAGTCGGTGATAATGTATAGATAATACATTTTTCCACATGCATACGGCGCGGATCGGGAACTTGGAGAGATGTAATCCTTGCTTTCTGCCGGATCCTCAAACCTCTCTAAAAGGTAATTTTGATAGTCCTCAACTAATTGTTCTTTTTGTGATTGAATAAACTTCGCAGTTTGAAGAGTGTTTAATCCAAGGATCTCGCTTACTTCTTCACTAAATACATTGAGGTCCGTTATAGGATAGTAATTATGTTCTTTATCATAGTAATTATCCAAGACTTTTTTTTCAAGAATCTGAGAATATTGTACCAACTCTTCTTCAGATAATCCCCATTCCATCCTCTCATTCCAGTAACTCAGGTAAGTCATGGGATCTTTAATAATTATTTCACAGTCATTTTCCTTGCTGATTGAAGTGCTTTCACTAATTGAAAAATCAACTGCTTCTGGTGCCGGTACATCAATTCCAATGATGTTTGCATTTTTGTCATTATCCGCACTAACAGCCGGAACGAAGATCGCACCGGCGAGTGCCACTACAAATAGCAGGCCCAGGACCTGCATACCGAGTTTTATTTTCATCTTTTCACCTCTGTTAAGTTTTTTACCGGCATGCAAACCTTAATCTGCTATAATGCTGACATAGGAGATGCCGGTCTTGTTAGTCGGCAAATGAAGGATCAGACTGCGGGTCTGTGTGTAACTTTAGGGCCTGTAATCCGGTCCTTTTACTTACCTTTTCATTGGATTTTTTTAAAAGGGGTTTAGTGGAGGTGTACTCCTCATCCGCCCCCGGTTGAAAATATGGTATAGTCATATAATAATGTTTTTCACCATGCTCTTGAACAATCATCTAAAAAGTTGAGAGAATTATTTTATTGAAAGATAATATTTTTTTAAGATTTTGTAAAACCAAAGCTTTGAAGTTTTTTTAGAAAAATGTTGATTTTTGGCGCTAATTTTTTCTCCTGCGCTGGCAAAGCTCCCGCATTCCGGGATATCACTGATGCTGATAATTCTCTAAATCAGACTTTATCCGGTTGTATCCAGCATTTCCACAACGCCAGATAAACGGCCCTGACTAGGTTCCTTATATAGTCTTTGCAATCGATAAGACGCTATTGAATTGTTGCATAGATAAAAA
Above is a window of Methanolacinia paynteri DNA encoding:
- a CDS encoding carboxypeptidase-like regulatory domain-containing protein, which produces MKSKLLFLVILLLIFANHPVSAFSSPSEDHPISIIIASPANGSKFHSDVVPHQVRVLANISSTYKITRVTLDSGWETVEVEEPFNEIDEEIRIDSSGERSIVVTAWDEKGNSVSETTEFTIIIGPPVNPRYSMQFTVYGQVTDSNGEPVDNCQVQINSSFYKYLDVYMGSSNVTDINGNYLIEDVYGPELMITAEKEGYQKYKSMESFESTDVEFNIIMTPEEKESPLSYFIIIISIGLAILFRIKRN